The Chryseobacterium nakagawai genome has a segment encoding these proteins:
- a CDS encoding alpha/beta hydrolase, with the protein MTLDKISQNFLAQMRNHGALPFHLCTPEQARIIYDSAPSKIEDQAQIKEINKTTIPVSGGEIDLFVIEPLEEPVSVIVFYHGGGWVIGKASGYISYACYLAKITNSIIVVADYRKAPENSYPIPANDAYETLLWVDNNMGKIAGKRLPLIVCGESAGGNLAAVTVLRAKDSNGPEIACQILACPITNHNFENESYNSHGEQLIISKKDMIWFWDHYVPDVEVRKNSYVSPMYAKNVSGLPRTVIITAEHDPLCQEGEDYAERLINAGVPVTFKRFEGQMHGFFTWVDFSSVSREAQAIISDVILNEVLTESKNKR; encoded by the coding sequence ATGACTTTAGACAAAATTTCTCAAAACTTTCTGGCTCAAATGAGAAATCATGGAGCATTACCATTTCATTTGTGTACACCTGAGCAAGCTCGAATTATATATGATTCAGCACCATCCAAAATTGAAGATCAGGCTCAAATAAAAGAAATCAATAAGACAACTATTCCTGTTTCGGGTGGTGAAATTGATCTTTTTGTCATTGAGCCATTAGAAGAACCCGTTTCTGTGATTGTCTTTTACCATGGTGGAGGCTGGGTGATTGGTAAAGCCTCAGGGTATATCTCATATGCTTGCTATCTCGCTAAAATAACAAATAGTATTATAGTTGTTGCAGACTATCGTAAAGCTCCTGAAAATTCCTATCCTATCCCTGCTAATGATGCGTATGAAACCCTTTTATGGGTAGACAATAATATGGGAAAAATAGCCGGAAAGCGCTTACCCTTAATTGTTTGTGGTGAAAGCGCAGGAGGTAACCTCGCGGCTGTAACTGTTCTTAGGGCAAAAGATTCAAATGGACCAGAAATAGCTTGCCAGATTTTAGCTTGCCCTATTACAAATCACAATTTTGAAAATGAGAGCTATAACAGCCATGGAGAGCAGCTTATTATCTCCAAAAAGGATATGATTTGGTTTTGGGATCATTATGTTCCTGATGTGGAAGTACGTAAGAATTCTTATGTATCACCAATGTATGCAAAGAATGTAAGCGGTTTACCCAGAACAGTAATCATTACTGCTGAGCATGATCCGTTATGTCAGGAAGGAGAAGATTATGCAGAAAGGCTCATTAATGCAGGTGTGCCGGTAACTTTTAAAAGATTTGAAGGACAAATGCATGGATTTTTTACCTGGGTTGATTTTTCATCTGTAAGCAGGGAGGCTCAAGCCATTATTTCGGATGTTATATTAAATGAAGTACTAACTGAAAGTAAAAATAAAAGGTAG
- a CDS encoding MBL fold metallo-hydrolase, translating into MKQNVGFIKTNLKELEVFILTDGFFNIGNPQPILAPDISEEAMHEMLHKLFLPESIYEAPINVMLIKKNDRIILIDTGEGYYNTENAGLLLKSLASAGFQPKEITDIIISHAHRDHIGGILDENHNFIYPNAQYYLSYEEFDFWLGENPDFSKSRNPEINCANIELISGILTSIKPYLQLFDPGDDLFDCIKTEAAPGHTPGHVVFNVYCDEMSITNLVDIIHSPLLVSQPDWGTQWDIDFEMAVQTRKKILEKCSQNRMLIMASHLPWPSIGYVCKINDQFQWMPKSHSDPFYFKL; encoded by the coding sequence ATGAAACAGAATGTAGGTTTTATTAAAACAAATCTAAAGGAATTAGAGGTTTTTATTCTCACAGACGGCTTTTTTAATATTGGTAACCCGCAACCAATTTTAGCTCCTGATATATCTGAGGAAGCCATGCATGAAATGTTACACAAGTTATTTCTTCCAGAATCTATTTACGAAGCTCCAATTAACGTAATGCTTATTAAAAAAAATGATCGAATTATTTTAATTGATACTGGTGAAGGGTATTATAATACCGAAAATGCCGGTTTATTATTAAAAAGTTTGGCATCCGCCGGTTTTCAACCGAAAGAAATTACAGATATAATTATTAGCCATGCACACCGGGACCATATTGGTGGAATTTTAGATGAAAACCATAATTTTATATATCCTAATGCACAATACTATCTTTCCTATGAAGAATTTGATTTCTGGCTTGGTGAAAATCCTGATTTCTCAAAAAGTAGAAACCCTGAAATAAACTGTGCAAATATTGAATTAATATCAGGAATCCTCACTTCCATAAAACCTTATCTTCAATTATTTGACCCTGGAGATGATCTATTTGATTGTATAAAAACGGAGGCTGCTCCAGGGCATACACCCGGCCATGTAGTTTTTAATGTTTATTGTGATGAAATGTCTATTACAAATTTAGTTGACATCATTCATTCACCGCTACTAGTTTCACAACCTGATTGGGGAACACAATGGGATATCGACTTTGAAATGGCAGTACAAACGCGTAAAAAGATTTTAGAAAAATGTTCTCAAAATCGAATGTTAATTATGGCATCTCATTTACCATGGCCCAGTATAGGATATGTCTGTAAAATTAACGATCAATTTCAATGGATGCCCAAATCACATAGTGACCCTTTCTATTTTAAACTATAG
- a CDS encoding DUF5686 family protein, with protein MKKLFVLLLSFGYFSVFSQSKIIVRSSGDHSPISDATVSCNNRLLGKTDATGTFNFKTKCKKVEISANGFQEEDAVVDKVMEVFLSKADPSIKNIQAIVLEDKSDPRALEILRKVNENYKQNSPQSLDSYSYKSYEKISLDLDEDSINAYNAYITNRIDSLKKLPQRPMKAAEKKDSLQSVDLMKLLGESKIFLWERASQTLYSKKFGEKINILDNKMAGIKDPIYELMTFRSNRNQIPKEIREENRNLYRFFLTDSIEIEGRQNYVIRFRQVDYKKTIKQRKYNGYLYVDKETYALKKIESNSKVKSEGSITSIWKPVDNKWFLVKENYKLKMTSTIFDNNDKEEKNKSKEEKEADKKNTTRFGSYAFVTADYFDFKTPIEEKPEDFRGYTIGVKNSDGTSIEQYRTEKLTAREAATYTTIDSLSSKYKLNQKAKALTGLLKGKIRLGMVDFDLSKIVAYNKYEHFRLGAGAKLNEKFSRYISPDAYFAYGIYDKDWKFGAGVDIRTSLEKNSFFRVEYFNDVMAAGRFSENLWNFRMKIMNSGVALNNGVFYGYEGFRVSYENDITNALTINVSAKKTQEESKFDYNFKGLGSRFDIASSTITIKYSPNSKNIMTPTGKYTYEQNLPELYLNYEQGYKALGGDFNFSRFDALFVHNVKTKLGVTGVRLYGGLITGNAPVWKNFTLNGLGDGTEGLNFNLTSYLGFATMEGGRYYNDKFVGAYLTHRLPWYFKSFGKNTSSFDLIYRGTIGDMKNPEFHQFDFKKLDHLYNEVGLEWNNFLSSQFNLGFFYRVGYYNTPKFKDNFAIQFKFKLLGF; from the coding sequence ATGAAAAAACTTTTCGTCCTGCTATTATCATTTGGATATTTCAGCGTGTTTTCGCAATCAAAGATTATCGTCAGAAGTTCAGGAGACCATTCCCCTATTTCTGATGCAACTGTTTCCTGCAACAATAGGCTGCTGGGCAAAACAGATGCAACAGGAACCTTTAACTTCAAAACAAAATGTAAAAAAGTAGAAATTTCAGCCAACGGCTTCCAAGAGGAAGATGCAGTGGTAGACAAAGTGATGGAAGTTTTTCTTTCCAAGGCTGATCCCAGTATAAAAAATATTCAGGCCATCGTTCTGGAAGACAAAAGTGACCCCAGAGCGTTGGAGATTCTAAGGAAAGTCAACGAAAACTACAAACAGAATTCTCCTCAGAGCTTGGATTCTTATTCATATAAATCTTATGAAAAAATTTCTCTGGATCTGGATGAAGACAGCATCAATGCATATAATGCCTATATTACCAACCGTATCGATTCGCTAAAAAAACTTCCACAACGCCCTATGAAAGCTGCAGAGAAAAAAGATTCTCTGCAATCTGTGGATCTGATGAAGCTTTTGGGAGAAAGTAAAATTTTTCTATGGGAAAGAGCTTCCCAGACCCTGTACTCAAAAAAATTCGGCGAAAAAATCAATATCCTGGACAATAAGATGGCGGGTATCAAAGATCCTATCTATGAGCTGATGACTTTCCGGTCCAACAGAAATCAGATCCCCAAAGAGATTCGTGAAGAAAACAGAAACCTTTACCGTTTCTTTTTAACAGATTCTATAGAAATTGAGGGAAGGCAGAATTACGTCATCCGTTTCCGTCAGGTAGATTACAAAAAAACTATAAAGCAGAGGAAATACAACGGATATCTGTATGTAGACAAAGAAACCTATGCCCTCAAAAAGATTGAAAGCAATAGTAAAGTCAAAAGCGAAGGCAGCATTACCAGCATCTGGAAACCCGTGGATAACAAATGGTTTCTTGTAAAGGAAAACTATAAGCTGAAAATGACTTCCACCATCTTTGATAATAATGATAAAGAAGAGAAAAATAAAAGCAAAGAGGAGAAAGAAGCTGATAAAAAGAATACCACAAGGTTTGGAAGCTATGCTTTTGTAACCGCTGATTATTTTGATTTCAAAACACCGATTGAAGAAAAGCCGGAAGATTTCAGGGGCTACACCATCGGCGTAAAAAACTCTGACGGAACCAGTATAGAGCAGTACCGTACAGAGAAACTTACCGCCCGTGAAGCAGCCACCTATACAACAATTGACAGCTTAAGCAGCAAGTATAAGCTGAACCAAAAAGCGAAAGCATTAACCGGTTTACTGAAAGGTAAAATAAGATTGGGAATGGTAGATTTTGACCTTTCTAAAATAGTCGCCTACAACAAATATGAGCATTTCCGGCTTGGAGCCGGAGCCAAACTGAATGAAAAGTTCAGCAGGTATATTTCCCCGGATGCCTATTTTGCCTATGGTATCTATGATAAAGACTGGAAGTTCGGAGCTGGAGTGGATATCCGTACCAGTCTGGAAAAAAATTCGTTTTTCCGGGTGGAGTATTTCAATGATGTCATGGCAGCAGGTCGCTTTTCTGAAAACTTATGGAACTTCAGGATGAAAATAATGAATTCCGGGGTGGCTTTGAATAATGGAGTTTTCTATGGTTACGAAGGTTTTAGAGTGAGCTATGAAAATGATATCACCAATGCACTGACCATTAATGTTTCGGCAAAAAAAACTCAGGAAGAATCAAAATTTGATTACAATTTTAAAGGCCTTGGAAGCCGGTTTGATATTGCATCATCTACCATCACCATAAAATATTCTCCGAATTCAAAGAATATCATGACCCCTACCGGTAAATATACGTATGAGCAGAACCTTCCGGAACTTTATCTGAACTATGAGCAGGGATATAAAGCCCTGGGCGGCGATTTTAACTTCAGCAGATTTGACGCACTGTTTGTTCACAACGTCAAAACAAAGCTTGGGGTAACAGGCGTGAGGCTTTACGGAGGTCTGATTACCGGTAATGCTCCTGTATGGAAAAACTTTACCCTAAACGGACTGGGTGACGGAACAGAAGGACTGAATTTCAACCTTACCTCCTATCTTGGTTTTGCCACCATGGAAGGCGGAAGATACTATAATGATAAATTTGTGGGGGCCTATCTTACTCATAGGCTGCCATGGTATTTTAAAAGTTTCGGAAAAAATACTTCAAGCTTCGACCTTATCTACAGAGGAACCATTGGCGATATGAAAAATCCGGAATTTCATCAGTTCGATTTCAAGAAGCTGGACCATTTGTATAATGAAGTGGGTCTTGAATGGAACAACTTCTTATCATCCCAATTTAACTTAGGATTTTTCTACCGTGTAGGCTATTACAATACTCCAAAGTTCAAAGATAATTTTGCAATCCAGTTTAAGTTTAAATTGTTAGGATTCTAA
- a CDS encoding AraC family transcriptional regulator produces the protein MNNVKNIPSLKIDDLILSSVNRWKAKGFFIHSQNIHETFNSYPCRSDYYAIGICTSGYAKIMVNGEILNYDKNSFAILLPNTVSKVLEISKDYSAMSIYFEKDFLLTDLSLYQLEKYHSLNYKGVPRIKIANQEMDLIVEYIERLQSKMEDMGHLFRDIIIKNQIISLINELEHIYLSNYCKNLSIAPIQGKEKLLNEFKDLLRKHFKREHYTSFYANSLSITTKYLNELLKESTGKTTKAWINDALLTEAKILLRTGSFNISEVCTILEYDNLEVFSRFFKKNTGISPSKFKNGSN, from the coding sequence ATGAATAATGTAAAAAACATCCCTTCCTTAAAAATTGATGATCTTATTCTCAGTTCTGTTAACCGATGGAAAGCAAAAGGTTTTTTTATACATAGCCAAAATATTCATGAGACATTCAATTCATATCCATGTAGATCCGATTATTATGCAATAGGAATTTGCACCTCTGGCTATGCTAAAATTATGGTCAATGGTGAAATATTAAATTACGATAAAAATTCATTTGCTATACTTTTACCTAATACCGTTTCGAAAGTCCTTGAGATTTCGAAGGATTACTCAGCAATGAGCATATATTTTGAAAAAGATTTTCTATTAACTGATTTGAGCCTTTATCAGCTTGAAAAATACCACTCACTTAATTATAAAGGAGTTCCCAGAATCAAGATTGCAAATCAGGAAATGGATCTTATTGTGGAGTACATTGAAAGACTACAGTCAAAGATGGAAGATATGGGTCATCTTTTCAGGGATATTATAATAAAAAATCAGATCATCAGTTTGATTAATGAGCTGGAACATATTTATCTTTCTAATTATTGTAAAAACCTAAGCATTGCCCCAATACAAGGAAAAGAAAAATTATTGAACGAGTTTAAGGATCTTTTACGAAAACATTTTAAACGAGAACACTATACTTCTTTTTATGCCAACTCCTTAAGCATAACAACAAAATATCTAAATGAACTGCTAAAGGAAAGCACAGGTAAAACAACAAAAGCATGGATCAATGATGCTCTTTTAACTGAGGCTAAAATACTTCTAAGAACAGGATCTTTTAATATTTCTGAAGTCTGCACTATCCTAGAATACGATAATTTGGAGGTTTTTAGCCGATTCTTTAAAAAAAATACAGGAATAAGTCCATCAAAATTTAAAAACGGTAGTAATTAA
- a CDS encoding helix-turn-helix domain-containing protein has translation MEKNTYAIKIADHQIGYSPINQINDLNEKASNTDFLIVLFSEGSGMHYIDGIGYPISKRQLHFLFPGQQHYFETNNDTIAQKITISKMLFEEYSCIEELYYIKNNFCPVFKLNDVIFNFIQQEIEGIKRDINLIEIDFAFRLILFRRLDILSSIIKHQAGQYFENEYYTGLNPTIKKLWVLINQHCSIQKNVSWYAYQLCVTPNYLNILCKRILNINASEIISQKIFYEAKQQLRLTNKNIKEIAFDLGFSCPSSFTSFFKKKSGLTPVKYRS, from the coding sequence GTGGAAAAAAATACATATGCAATCAAAATAGCTGATCATCAAATAGGGTATAGCCCTATAAATCAAATAAATGATCTAAACGAAAAGGCTTCCAATACAGACTTTTTAATTGTACTATTCTCGGAAGGCAGTGGTATGCATTATATTGATGGGATTGGGTACCCTATTTCTAAGAGACAACTTCACTTTTTGTTTCCGGGCCAACAACACTATTTTGAAACAAACAATGATACCATAGCACAGAAAATAACGATCAGTAAAATGTTATTTGAGGAGTATTCTTGTATTGAAGAATTATATTATATTAAAAATAACTTCTGCCCAGTCTTTAAACTCAATGATGTCATTTTTAATTTTATACAACAAGAAATCGAAGGTATAAAACGTGATATTAATTTAATCGAAATAGATTTTGCTTTTCGCCTTATACTTTTTCGGAGATTGGATATTCTCTCCTCAATCATTAAACACCAAGCAGGCCAATATTTTGAGAATGAATATTATACCGGACTGAATCCAACTATTAAAAAACTTTGGGTATTAATTAATCAACATTGTAGTATTCAAAAGAATGTCTCTTGGTATGCTTATCAGCTTTGTGTAACACCTAATTATTTAAATATTCTTTGCAAGCGGATTTTAAATATTAATGCATCAGAAATAATCAGTCAAAAAATATTTTATGAAGCGAAGCAGCAATTACGATTAACCAATAAAAATATAAAAGAAATTGCTTTTGATCTGGGGTTCTCTTGTCCATCATCGTTTACCTCATTCTTTAAAAAGAAATCAGGTCTTACCCCTGTAAAGTATAGAAGTTAG